Below is a window of Variovorax terrae DNA.
TGGCCCCGCTTCCAGCGACCCCGCGCTTCTCGAGGAAATGATCCGCGCCGGCGTCAACGTGGTGCGCCTGAATTTCAGCCATGGCAAGGCGCAGGACCACATCGACCGCGCCGCCCTGGTGCGCGAGGCGGCCCAGCGCGCCGGCCGCGAGGTGGCCATCATGGCCGACCTGCAGGGCCCCAAGATCCGCGTCGGCAAGTTCGCCGAGGGCAAGGTCATGCTGGAGCCCGGCGCCAGGTTCGTGCTCGACGCCTCGCGCACCGAGCCGGGCGACCTGCAGGGCGTGGGCCTGGACTACAAGGAGCTGCCGCGCGACGTCAAGCCCGGCGACCTGCTGCTGCTCAACGATGGCCTGATCGTGCTCACGGTGGACGCCGTGCGCGGCGAGCAGGTGCACACCACCGTCAAGCTCGGCGGCGAGCTGTCCAACAACAAGGGCATCAACAAGAAGGGCGGCGGCCTGACGGCGCCGGCACTCACCGCCAAGGACATGGAGGACATCCGCACCGCGATGAGCTTCCAGGCCGACTACGTGGCCGTGAGCTTTCCCAAGAACGCGACCGACATGGAAATGGCGCGCCAGCTCTGCAACGTGGCCGCGGCCGAATACCGCCACCGGCCCGGGCTGATCGCCAAGATCGAGCGCGCCGAGGCCATCCCGCACCTCGAAGCCATCCTCAAGGCCAGCGACGGCATCATGGTGGCGCGCGGCGACCTCGCGGTGGAAGTCGGCAACGCGGCCGTGCCGGCGCTGCAAAAGCGCATGATCCGGCTGGCCCGCGAGCATGACAAGGTGGTCATCACCGCCACGCAGATGATGGAGAGCATGATCACCAACCCGGTGCCCACGCGCGCCGAGGTCAGCGACGTGGCCAACGCCGTGCTCGACGGCACCGACGCCGTGATGCTGAGCGCCGAAACCGCGGCCGGCCGCTTCCCGCTGGAGACCATCGTCGAGATGGCCAACATCTGCATGGAAGCCGAGAAGGCCGAGGACGTGAAGCTCGACGCCGATTTCACCGGCATGGCCTTCAACCGCATCGACCAGTCGATCGCCATGGGCGCGCTGTTCACCGCCCACCACCTGGGCGCCAAGGCCATCGTGGCCATGACCGACAGCGGCTCCACCGCGCTGTGGATGAGCCGCCACCGCATCCACGTGCCGATCTACGCACTGACGCCCAAGGTCGCAACCCAGCGCAAGATGGCGCTGTACCGCAACGTGCGCCCGCTGCTGATGGACACCAGCGCCGACCGCGACACCGCCCTGAGCGAGGCCGAAGGCCACCTCAAGAAGCGCCAGATCGTGCAGAGCGGCGATGTCTACGCCATCACCTGCGGCGAGCCCATGGGCGCGCCGGGCGGCACCAACATGCTCAAGATCTGCCGGGCGAGCTGAGAGCGTGGTGGCGACCGTTTACGACGGGGTCGCCTGCGGATCGTCAACACGGTTTTTTAGAGAAGGGGGCTGGCTCTCGCGGCCTTCCTGCTGGTAGACCTCGCGAAAGGCGGGCGGCGTGGCTTGCGTTCTCCGGCCTGCTCGCGGTGGGAGGTGACGGGTGCGTCACCTTGGCGGGCGTCAACACCGTGGCTGGCGCACGCCCTCTTGTGGCAACCGCGAATGGGGCCTGCGCCCGCAAGCCCCACCACCTGCCTTCAGAGAGTGGGCTGGTTTGCTATCAATATTGTAGCAATAAATGACCACTCTGCCTGGACTTCAGGCATTTTCTTCTGAATTTCTCGCCGCGCCAACCCACTACTGGGGGGCAGGCGGTCCGGGTGTCCGGGCGCAGGCCCCATTCGCGGTGGCCACAAAAGCCAGCGTGCCCACCGCGGCGTTAACGCCGACCCAGACAGCGCACCAGGCACCTTCCACCGCGAGCAGGCCGGAGAACGGGCACCCGGACCGCCTGCCCCTTGCCCGCCAAGCCGGCTGACGAGCAGGCCGACCGAGCGCACCAAGTAAAATCTCCCCAGTTACCAATCAGTTACCAATCAGTTACCAACTTTTTCCCTGGGGATTCAACCATGGCACTCGTTTCGATGCGCGAGCTGCTGGACCATGCCGCCGAGCACGGCTACGGCATTCCGGCTTTCAACGTCAACAACCTCGAGCAGGTGCAGGCCGTCATGGCGGCGGCCGACGAGACCGGTGCGCCCGTGATCCTGCAGGCCAGCGCCGGCGCCCGCAAGTACGCCGGCGAGGCCTTCATCAAGCACCTGATCCAGGCCGCGATCGAGGCCTATCCCCACATTCCGCTGGTGATGCACCAGGACCACGGGCAGAACCCCGACGTCTGCCGCGGCGCCATCGACCTGGGCTTCAGCTCGGTCATG
It encodes the following:
- the pyk gene encoding pyruvate kinase; amino-acid sequence: MARRATKIVATLGPASSDPALLEEMIRAGVNVVRLNFSHGKAQDHIDRAALVREAAQRAGREVAIMADLQGPKIRVGKFAEGKVMLEPGARFVLDASRTEPGDLQGVGLDYKELPRDVKPGDLLLLNDGLIVLTVDAVRGEQVHTTVKLGGELSNNKGINKKGGGLTAPALTAKDMEDIRTAMSFQADYVAVSFPKNATDMEMARQLCNVAAAEYRHRPGLIAKIERAEAIPHLEAILKASDGIMVARGDLAVEVGNAAVPALQKRMIRLAREHDKVVITATQMMESMITNPVPTRAEVSDVANAVLDGTDAVMLSAETAAGRFPLETIVEMANICMEAEKAEDVKLDADFTGMAFNRIDQSIAMGALFTAHHLGAKAIVAMTDSGSTALWMSRHRIHVPIYALTPKVATQRKMALYRNVRPLLMDTSADRDTALSEAEGHLKKRQIVQSGDVYAITCGEPMGAPGGTNMLKICRAS